Proteins encoded within one genomic window of Kaistia algarum:
- a CDS encoding Gfo/Idh/MocA family protein has translation MQSIGVGLIGTGYMGKCHALAWNAVAPTFGDVTRRPRLVHLAEVNADLAAQKAGEFGFEKSTGHWRDVVADPEVDIVSITTPNAFHAEMAIAAMDAGKHVWCEKPMATSMADADAMLAAARRSERVTALGYNYIQNPAMRHMKALVDQGAIGAVNHIRIEMDEDFMADAKAPFGWKSEAGSGHGALDDFGVHPLSLLTVFFGRVARVVADLAKPYPSRQTADGTSRAVETADIANILFRLEDGVSGVLQLNRSAWGRKGRIAVQIFGSEGTIAFDQERMNELQIFEARGPVANQGFRTILTGPVHPPYARFVAAPGHGLGFNDLKVIEAREILKRVAGEPAHIIDFETGHSIERTVAAMARSFETGGWTDVGSS, from the coding sequence ATGCAGTCGATCGGCGTCGGCCTGATCGGGACCGGCTATATGGGAAAATGCCATGCGCTTGCCTGGAACGCGGTGGCGCCGACCTTCGGCGATGTGACGCGGCGGCCGCGCCTCGTCCATCTTGCCGAAGTGAACGCCGATCTTGCGGCGCAGAAGGCGGGCGAGTTCGGCTTCGAGAAATCGACCGGCCATTGGCGCGATGTCGTGGCCGACCCGGAAGTTGACATCGTCTCGATCACGACGCCGAACGCCTTCCATGCCGAGATGGCGATCGCGGCGATGGATGCCGGCAAGCATGTCTGGTGCGAGAAGCCGATGGCGACATCGATGGCGGACGCGGACGCCATGCTGGCGGCGGCGCGGCGGTCGGAGCGGGTCACGGCGCTCGGCTACAACTACATCCAGAACCCAGCGATGCGGCACATGAAGGCGCTGGTCGATCAGGGGGCGATCGGCGCCGTCAACCACATCCGCATCGAGATGGACGAGGACTTCATGGCCGACGCCAAGGCGCCGTTTGGCTGGAAGAGCGAGGCCGGATCGGGTCACGGCGCGCTCGACGATTTCGGCGTCCATCCGCTGTCGCTGCTCACGGTCTTTTTCGGCCGCGTCGCCCGCGTCGTCGCCGATTTGGCCAAGCCCTATCCGTCTCGCCAGACCGCTGATGGCACGTCGCGCGCCGTAGAGACCGCCGACATCGCCAACATCCTGTTCCGACTGGAGGACGGCGTCTCGGGCGTGTTGCAGCTCAACCGCTCGGCCTGGGGGCGCAAGGGACGGATCGCGGTCCAGATCTTCGGCTCCGAGGGGACGATCGCATTCGACCAGGAGCGGATGAACGAATTGCAGATCTTCGAGGCGCGCGGACCCGTCGCGAACCAGGGCTTCCGCACCATCCTGACCGGGCCGGTCCATCCGCCCTATGCCCGCTTCGTCGCCGCGCCGGGCCATGGCCTTGGTTTCAACGATCTGAAGGTGATCGAGGCGCGCGAGATTCTGAAGCGGGTCGCGGGCGAGCCGGCGCATATCATCGACTTTGAGACCGGCCATTCGATCGAGCGCACCGTGGCCGCGATGGCCAGGTCGTTCGAGACGGGCGGCTGGACCGATGTCGGATCTTCCTGA
- the iolG gene encoding inositol 2-dehydrogenase: protein MTVRLGLLGAGRIGKVHARAIAANPGAKLVAVADAFADAAAELAASSDAEVRSADAILAAGDIDAVLITTPTDLHATMIERAARAKKAIFCEKPIDLDVARVRNCLAVVASENAKLMVGFNRRFDPNFVEVRRQIDEGAIGKVEMVSIVSRDPGPPPADYIKRSGGLFRDMTIHDFDMARFLLGEEPATVYASASVLVDPEIGELGDYDSASVVLTTKSGRIAQISNSRRASYGYDQRIEVHGSKGLVSAENLRATNIEIANGDGYRREPLLNFFMTRYTEAYRAEIAAFIAAVERGGPITPSGDDGLKALVLADAALRSAKEKRVVHLEE from the coding sequence ATGACGGTGAGACTGGGTCTCTTGGGCGCCGGGCGAATTGGCAAGGTGCATGCGCGGGCGATCGCCGCCAATCCCGGCGCGAAGCTCGTCGCGGTCGCGGATGCCTTCGCCGATGCGGCGGCAGAGCTGGCGGCGAGCTCCGACGCCGAGGTGCGCTCGGCGGATGCGATCCTCGCGGCAGGCGATATCGACGCCGTGCTGATCACGACGCCGACCGACCTGCACGCCACCATGATCGAGCGGGCGGCGCGGGCGAAGAAGGCGATCTTCTGCGAGAAGCCGATCGATCTCGACGTCGCCCGCGTGCGGAACTGCCTCGCTGTCGTGGCAAGCGAGAATGCGAAGCTGATGGTCGGCTTCAACCGCCGCTTCGATCCGAATTTCGTCGAGGTTCGCCGGCAGATCGACGAGGGCGCGATCGGCAAGGTCGAGATGGTGTCGATCGTTTCGCGCGATCCCGGCCCGCCGCCGGCCGACTATATCAAGCGCTCCGGCGGCCTGTTCCGCGACATGACCATCCATGATTTCGACATGGCGCGCTTCCTGCTCGGCGAGGAGCCGGCAACCGTCTACGCGAGCGCCTCGGTGCTGGTCGATCCGGAGATCGGGGAACTCGGCGACTATGACAGCGCCTCGGTCGTGCTGACGACGAAGTCGGGCCGGATCGCGCAGATCTCCAATTCGCGCCGCGCGAGCTATGGTTATGACCAGCGCATCGAGGTGCATGGCTCGAAGGGGCTCGTCAGCGCCGAAAACCTCCGCGCCACCAACATCGAAATCGCCAATGGCGACGGCTATCGCCGCGAGCCGCTGCTGAACTTCTTCATGACGCGCTACACCGAAGCCTATCGCGCCGAGATCGCCGCCTTCATCGCGGCGGTCGAGCGTGGCGGACCGATCACGCCCTCCGGCGATGATGGGCTCAAGGCGCTGGTGCTCGCCGATGCCGCGCTGCGATCGGCGAAGGAGAAGCGTGTGGTTCATCTGGAAGAATAG
- the cueR gene encoding Cu(I)-responsive transcriptional regulator, translating to MNIGEASAASGVSAKMIRYYEQIDLIPAAARTEAGYRLYSDQNVATLRFIRRARDLGFSVEEMGALLALWRDKNRASAEVKRIADDHVADIERRIRELESMAKTLRHLASHCHGDERPDCPILDDFADGAAPPEPAAKPSRRAGFRR from the coding sequence ATGAATATCGGCGAAGCATCGGCCGCCTCAGGCGTCTCGGCCAAGATGATCCGCTACTATGAGCAGATCGACCTGATCCCGGCGGCGGCGCGCACCGAGGCCGGCTATCGGCTCTATTCCGACCAGAATGTGGCTACGCTGCGCTTCATCCGCCGCGCCCGTGATCTCGGCTTCTCGGTCGAGGAGATGGGCGCGCTGCTGGCGCTCTGGCGCGACAAGAACCGCGCCAGCGCCGAAGTAAAGCGGATCGCCGACGACCACGTCGCCGATATCGAGCGCCGCATCCGCGAACTGGAGAGCATGGCGAAGACGCTGCGCCATCTCGCCAGCCACTGCCATGGCGACGAGCGGCCGGATTGCCCGATCCTCGACGATTTTGCCGATGGCGCGGCGCCGCCGGAGCCGGCAGCCAAACCCAGTCGCAGGGCCGGCTTCAGACGATAG
- a CDS encoding heavy-metal-associated domain-containing protein yields the protein MLVLKVPEMSCGHCVATIEKAVRSVDPSAQVAADIAAKFVQVETSFPEAAIRAAMSEVGYETVPA from the coding sequence GTGCTGGTTCTGAAAGTTCCGGAAATGTCGTGCGGGCACTGCGTCGCGACGATCGAGAAGGCGGTGCGGTCGGTCGATCCATCGGCGCAGGTCGCTGCCGACATCGCGGCGAAATTCGTCCAGGTCGAGACGTCCTTCCCGGAAGCTGCAATTCGCGCGGCCATGTCCGAGGTTGGCTATGAGACCGTTCCTGCCTAG
- a CDS encoding DoxX family protein, which translates to MEFKFLERWQPQLLAALRIVAALLFLEHGTSKIMGFPQDAMMDGLPMFSLFWIAGIIEIVGGLLLLIGLFTRPVAFLLSGEMAIAYFMEHAPIDFFPLRNQGDGPILFCFVFLYLAAAGPGAFSLDAGRRS; encoded by the coding sequence ATGGAATTCAAATTCCTGGAGCGTTGGCAGCCGCAATTGCTTGCCGCCCTGCGCATCGTCGCCGCCCTCCTCTTCCTGGAGCACGGCACCAGCAAGATCATGGGATTTCCGCAGGATGCGATGATGGACGGCCTGCCGATGTTCTCGCTGTTCTGGATCGCCGGCATCATCGAGATCGTCGGCGGCCTGCTGCTCTTGATCGGGCTCTTCACGCGGCCGGTCGCCTTCCTGCTCTCGGGCGAGATGGCGATCGCCTATTTCATGGAGCATGCGCCGATCGACTTCTTCCCCCTGCGCAATCAGGGCGACGGGCCGATCCTGTTCTGCTTCGTGTTTCTCTATCTGGCCGCGGCCGGACCCGGCGCCTTCAGCCTGGATGCGGGTCGTCGGTCCTAG
- a CDS encoding FGGY-family carbohydrate kinase, with amino-acid sequence MPAPDTVIGLDIGTTSTIGIAVRMPGEIVHVASRPVSLSSPRPGWAEEDPREWWENSVAILKELVASLPGGAGSLAGLCVTGMLPAVVLIDADGEVLRPSIQQSDGRVGLEVDELKTEVDEAAFLKRTGNGVNQQLVATKLRWLAKHEPETFKRIATVFGSYDYINWRLTGRRAVEQNWALEAGFTDIATDEIAADLVALGGLPRSAVPDRTVTHETMGTVSAEAAAATGLPEGLPIFGGAADHIASALAAGIARPGDILLKFGGAGDIVVASDHAAPDSRLYLDYHLVPGVYAPNGCMAASGSALNWLAGMIGDTSGDERPHVGLDRLAAAVPAGSEGLICLPYFLGEKTPIHDPLARGTFIGLTLTHGKGHLWRSLLEAIGYGFRHHLDVLLDMGHAPKRLFASDGGTKSRVWMQMVADIVGMPLQLLDNPHGSSVGAAWVAAIGSGLSDDWSAVSRLARHGDVVVPDPANRQVYDQGYARYRAAYIALKPIFAMP; translated from the coding sequence ATGCCAGCCCCCGACACGGTCATCGGCCTCGATATCGGCACGACCTCGACCATCGGCATTGCCGTGCGCATGCCGGGCGAGATCGTTCACGTCGCCTCGCGCCCCGTCTCCCTCTCCTCCCCCCGCCCCGGCTGGGCCGAGGAGGATCCCCGCGAATGGTGGGAAAACAGCGTCGCGATCCTGAAGGAACTGGTCGCTTCCCTGCCGGGCGGCGCCGGCTCGCTCGCCGGACTTTGCGTTACCGGCATGCTGCCGGCCGTCGTCCTGATCGACGCGGATGGCGAGGTGCTGCGACCCAGCATCCAGCAGAGCGACGGACGCGTCGGGCTGGAAGTCGACGAGCTCAAGACCGAAGTCGACGAGGCCGCCTTCCTGAAGCGCACCGGCAATGGCGTGAACCAGCAACTGGTCGCGACCAAGCTGCGCTGGCTGGCGAAGCACGAGCCGGAGACGTTCAAGCGCATCGCCACCGTCTTCGGCTCCTATGACTATATCAACTGGCGGCTGACCGGGCGGCGCGCCGTCGAGCAGAACTGGGCGCTGGAAGCGGGCTTCACCGATATCGCCACGGATGAGATCGCCGCCGACCTTGTCGCTCTGGGCGGCCTGCCGCGCAGCGCCGTGCCCGACCGCACCGTGACCCACGAGACTATGGGCACCGTTTCTGCCGAAGCGGCCGCGGCGACCGGCCTGCCCGAGGGCCTGCCGATCTTCGGCGGCGCGGCTGACCATATCGCTTCGGCGCTGGCCGCCGGCATTGCGCGGCCCGGCGACATTCTGCTCAAGTTCGGCGGCGCCGGGGACATCGTCGTCGCCAGCGACCACGCCGCGCCGGATTCGCGGCTTTATCTCGACTATCACCTCGTCCCCGGTGTCTATGCCCCGAATGGCTGCATGGCCGCTTCCGGCTCGGCGCTCAACTGGCTAGCCGGAATGATCGGCGACACGTCCGGCGACGAGCGCCCGCATGTCGGGCTCGACCGGCTGGCGGCAGCCGTCCCAGCTGGCAGCGAGGGGCTGATCTGCCTGCCCTATTTCCTCGGCGAGAAGACCCCGATCCACGATCCGCTGGCACGCGGCACCTTCATCGGGCTGACGCTCACCCACGGCAAGGGCCACCTCTGGCGGTCATTGCTGGAGGCGATCGGCTATGGCTTCCGCCACCATCTCGATGTGCTCCTCGACATGGGCCATGCGCCGAAGCGCCTCTTCGCCTCGGACGGCGGCACCAAGAGCCGGGTCTGGATGCAGATGGTCGCCGATATCGTCGGCATGCCGCTGCAACTCCTCGACAATCCGCACGGCTCCTCGGTTGGCGCCGCCTGGGTCGCCGCGATCGGCAGCGGCCTCTCCGATGACTGGTCCGCCGTGAGCCGCCTCGCCCGCCACGGCGACGTCGTCGTGCCCGACCCCGCCAACCGGCAGGTCTATGACCAGGGTTATGCGCGCTACCGCGCCGCCTATATCGCCCTGAAGCCGATCTTCGCGATGCCCTGA
- a CDS encoding BtpA/SgcQ family protein has protein sequence MVFDFFGDRRKVVVGMVHIGALPGTPLYDSAGGVDKLIADAAKDLEKLQAGGVHAVMFGNENDRPYVFKASPATLAAMTAVITALKPMLKIPFGVNYLWDPTASVAIACATGASFAREIFTGLFASDMGLWQPNAAEALRLRRDLGRPDLKLLFNINAEFAHTLDQRPIALRAKSAVFSSLADAILVSGPITGQPAETSDLKAVREVIDSVPVFANTGVRLENVRDVLSIADGVIVGTSFKVDGNTWNPVDGDRVKRFMDVVESLS, from the coding sequence ATGGTGTTTGATTTCTTTGGTGACCGCCGCAAGGTCGTCGTCGGCATGGTCCACATCGGCGCGCTGCCGGGTACCCCGCTCTATGATTCCGCCGGCGGCGTCGACAAGCTGATCGCCGATGCGGCGAAGGATCTCGAAAAGCTCCAGGCGGGCGGCGTTCATGCCGTCATGTTCGGCAATGAGAACGATCGTCCCTATGTCTTCAAGGCAAGTCCGGCGACGCTGGCGGCCATGACGGCGGTCATCACGGCGCTGAAGCCGATGCTGAAGATACCCTTCGGCGTCAACTATCTCTGGGATCCGACGGCCTCGGTCGCGATCGCCTGCGCCACCGGCGCCTCCTTCGCCCGCGAGATCTTCACCGGCCTGTTCGCCTCCGACATGGGCCTCTGGCAGCCCAATGCCGCCGAAGCGCTGCGCCTTCGCCGCGACCTCGGTCGGCCGGACCTGAAGCTGCTCTTCAACATCAACGCCGAATTCGCCCACACGCTGGATCAGCGCCCGATCGCGCTGCGCGCCAAGAGCGCGGTCTTCTCCTCGCTCGCCGACGCCATCCTGGTCTCCGGCCCGATCACCGGCCAGCCCGCGGAGACTTCGGATCTGAAGGCGGTGCGCGAAGTCATCGACAGCGTTCCGGTCTTCGCCAATACGGGCGTCCGGCTGGAGAACGTCCGTGACGTGCTTTCGATCGCCGACGGCGTCATCGTCGGAACGAGCTTCAAGGTCGATGGCAACACCTGGAACCCGGTGGACGGGGACCGCGTGAAACGCTTCATGGACGTGGTCGAGAGCCTGAGCTGA
- a CDS encoding DeoR/GlpR family DNA-binding transcription regulator, which yields MPSDLPSYDASAGFGRMPAGARQSLILDVVEMDGFVSVSQIASNLNVSEMTIRRDLVVLEERGLLARTHGGAVSAATSPREVFDLEEPAFKRRRHRNAREKAAIAHAAARLIGPSETIGLDVGTSTLTLAEAIVERADLRVFTNSLRAAMVLSASKSPVYVLGGEVRNPEQSVVGSRAVGELANYNLDRVFVGVSGLIEAGFFDYSVEDSEVKRAFIARAEQTVILCDSSKFDHRSLARVCDIAGADVLVTDAPPPPHLAKALDEAHVEVIVAGVAAERQAG from the coding sequence ATGCCTAGCGACCTTCCGAGCTACGACGCCTCCGCCGGTTTCGGCCGCATGCCGGCCGGGGCGCGTCAGTCGCTGATCCTGGATGTGGTGGAGATGGACGGTTTCGTTTCCGTCTCCCAGATCGCGTCCAATCTCAACGTATCGGAAATGACGATCCGGCGCGACCTGGTCGTCCTGGAAGAGCGCGGCCTACTGGCGCGCACCCATGGCGGCGCGGTCTCGGCCGCGACGAGCCCGCGCGAGGTGTTCGACCTCGAGGAGCCGGCCTTCAAGCGCCGACGCCATCGGAACGCCCGCGAAAAAGCCGCGATCGCCCATGCGGCGGCGCGATTGATCGGGCCGAGCGAGACCATCGGTCTCGATGTCGGCACGTCGACGCTGACGCTGGCCGAGGCGATCGTGGAACGCGCGGACCTTCGCGTCTTCACCAACAGCCTGCGCGCCGCCATGGTGCTCTCCGCCTCGAAGAGCCCCGTCTATGTGCTGGGCGGCGAAGTGCGCAATCCGGAGCAGTCCGTCGTCGGCTCCCGCGCCGTGGGCGAGCTCGCCAATTACAATCTCGACCGCGTCTTCGTCGGCGTATCCGGGCTGATCGAGGCCGGCTTCTTCGATTATTCGGTCGAGGATTCGGAAGTGAAGCGCGCCTTCATCGCCCGCGCCGAGCAGACCGTCATTTTGTGCGACTCCTCGAAATTCGATCACCGCTCGCTCGCGCGCGTCTGCGACATCGCCGGCGCCGACGTGCTGGTGACCGATGCGCCGCCGCCGCCGCATCTGGCGAAGGCGCTCGACGAGGCGCATGTCGAGGTCATCGTCGCCGGCGTCGCTGCCGAGCGCCAGGCCGGCTAA
- a CDS encoding SDR family NAD(P)-dependent oxidoreductase codes for MEMAGIFDLSGRKALVTGGSKGIGAAIVRALDRAGATVAIADLDVMGAQSVVAELENGGFAVEVDVTKRESVQHAFDQAVEGLGGIDILCANAGVSTMRPAIDITDEEWDFNFDVNARGVFLANQIATRYFLAEKKEACIINTASLAAKVGAPLLAHYSASKFAVFGWTQALARELAPKGIRVNCVCPGFVKTSMQEREIIWEAELRGMTPEAVRAEYISLTPLGRIEEPEDVADVVVFLASDAARFMTGQGINITGGVRMD; via the coding sequence ATGGAAATGGCGGGAATCTTTGATCTTTCGGGTCGCAAGGCCCTGGTGACGGGCGGTTCCAAGGGAATCGGCGCGGCGATCGTGCGCGCCCTCGACCGTGCCGGAGCGACGGTTGCAATCGCCGATCTCGACGTCATGGGCGCCCAGAGCGTGGTTGCCGAGCTCGAAAATGGCGGTTTCGCCGTTGAGGTCGATGTCACGAAGCGCGAATCGGTGCAGCACGCCTTCGACCAGGCCGTCGAGGGGCTCGGCGGGATCGACATTCTCTGCGCCAATGCCGGCGTCTCGACCATGCGCCCGGCCATCGACATCACCGACGAGGAATGGGACTTCAATTTCGACGTCAACGCCCGCGGCGTCTTCCTCGCCAACCAGATCGCGACCCGCTATTTCCTGGCCGAGAAGAAAGAGGCCTGCATCATCAACACGGCGTCGCTGGCCGCCAAGGTCGGTGCACCGCTTCTCGCTCACTACTCGGCCTCGAAATTCGCCGTGTTCGGCTGGACGCAGGCGCTGGCCCGCGAACTGGCGCCGAAGGGCATTCGCGTCAACTGCGTCTGCCCGGGTTTCGTGAAGACGTCCATGCAGGAGCGCGAGATCATCTGGGAGGCGGAATTGCGCGGTATGACACCTGAAGCGGTGCGCGCCGAATATATCTCGCTGACCCCGCTCGGCCGCATCGAGGAGCCTGAGGACGTTGCCGACGTCGTCGTCTTCCTTGCGTCCGACGCCGCGCGCTTCATGACCGGGCAGGGCATCAACATCACCGGCGGCGTGCGAATGGACTGA
- a CDS encoding SulP family inorganic anion transporter, producing MTLSSTVRRDWFSNFRGDVLSGLVVALALIPEAIGFSVIAGVDPKIGLYASVVIACVIAFVGGRPAMISAATAATAVVMVPLVRDHGVQYLFAATILMGLLQIVAGYMKLGRLMRFVSRSVITGFVNALAILIFMAQLPQLVDVPLATYGLIALGLAIIYLLPRVTRAVPSPLVAIAVLTAVAVVFKLDVRTVADLGELPSALPSFGLPQVPLTIETMRILLPVALTLAAVGLLESLLTAQIVDDMTDTSSDKNRECKGQGVANIASALFGGMGGCAMIGQSVINVSSGARGRLSTLVAGAFLLVLLVALQDLLAIVPVAALTAVMIMVSINTFSWRSVLQLRSNPVPSSVVMLATVATVVATHDLAKGVIVGVLLSGVFFAGKVSKLSRVSSGLSEDGRTRTYWVDGQVFFASAGTFADSIDVLEPIDRILVDVTGAHFWDISAIGALDRVVMKARRHGLDVEVVGLNDASATMVERFAVHDKAGAEAGAGGH from the coding sequence ATGACCTTATCCTCCACCGTGCGTCGCGATTGGTTTTCCAATTTTCGCGGCGATGTCCTCTCGGGCCTTGTTGTCGCGCTGGCGCTGATCCCCGAGGCCATCGGCTTTTCAGTGATCGCCGGCGTCGATCCCAAGATCGGCCTCTATGCCTCCGTCGTCATCGCCTGCGTCATCGCCTTTGTCGGCGGCCGGCCGGCGATGATCTCGGCCGCGACCGCCGCCACGGCCGTCGTCATGGTCCCGCTCGTGCGCGACCATGGCGTGCAATATCTGTTCGCCGCCACGATCCTGATGGGCCTGCTGCAGATCGTTGCCGGCTACATGAAGCTCGGCCGGCTGATGCGCTTCGTTTCCCGCTCGGTGATCACGGGCTTCGTCAATGCGCTGGCGATCCTCATCTTTATGGCGCAACTGCCGCAATTGGTGGACGTTCCGCTGGCGACCTATGGGCTGATCGCGCTCGGCCTTGCCATCATCTATCTTCTGCCGCGCGTCACCCGAGCGGTTCCCTCGCCGCTGGTGGCCATCGCGGTGCTGACGGCGGTGGCGGTCGTGTTCAAGCTCGACGTCCGCACTGTCGCCGATCTCGGCGAATTGCCATCGGCGCTGCCGAGTTTCGGCCTGCCCCAGGTTCCGCTGACGATCGAGACGATGCGCATCCTCCTGCCAGTAGCGCTGACGCTGGCGGCGGTCGGCCTGCTCGAATCGCTGCTGACGGCGCAAATCGTCGACGACATGACCGACACGTCGAGCGACAAGAATCGCGAATGCAAGGGACAGGGCGTCGCCAATATCGCCTCGGCGCTGTTCGGCGGCATGGGCGGCTGCGCGATGATCGGCCAGTCCGTCATCAATGTCTCCTCCGGCGCTCGCGGCCGTCTTTCCACGCTCGTTGCCGGCGCGTTCCTGCTCGTGCTCCTCGTCGCGCTGCAGGATCTCCTGGCGATCGTCCCTGTTGCCGCGCTCACCGCCGTGATGATCATGGTCTCGATCAACACATTCTCCTGGCGCTCCGTGCTCCAATTGCGCAGCAATCCCGTCCCGTCCTCGGTCGTCATGCTGGCGACGGTCGCGACGGTGGTTGCGACCCATGATCTTGCCAAGGGTGTGATCGTCGGCGTGCTGCTGTCTGGCGTCTTCTTCGCCGGCAAGGTCTCCAAGCTGAGCCGCGTCTCGTCGGGGCTGTCAGAGGACGGGCGGACACGGACCTATTGGGTTGACGGGCAGGTGTTCTTCGCCTCGGCCGGCACCTTTGCCGATTCGATCGACGTTCTGGAGCCGATCGACCGGATCTTGGTCGATGTCACGGGCGCGCATTTCTGGGATATCTCGGCGATCGGCGCGCTGGACCGCGTTGTCATGAAAGCCCGTCGGCATGGCCTCGACGTCGAGGTCGTGGGGTTGAACGATGCCAGCGCGACGATGGTCGAGCGTTTCGCAGTCCACGACAAGGCCGGTGCGGAGGCGGGGGCCGGCGGACACTGA
- a CDS encoding NAD-dependent epimerase/dehydratase family protein yields the protein MTRVVVIGGSGHVGTYLVPRLVEAGFDVVNVSRGQRQPYSPHAAWRFVEPVRLDRASAEADGSFGRSMLALRPDILIDMTCFTVESARMLAEPLVGQVQHFLHTGTIWIHGPSVVVPTTEMQPRRPFGEYGIQKAAIEAYLLDLARRRNFPATLVHPGHIVGPGWEPLNPAGHFDPAVFSTLARGEELVLPNLGMETVHHVHADDVAQMFMRAIASRSTAVGEAFHTVSPAAVTLRGYAEAVSAWFGKEPKLTYLPWPEWKASHGAAEAEATWDHIAHSPNCSIDKAKRLLGYSPRYSSLEAVFEALGWLVERGVVSRG from the coding sequence ATGACGCGTGTGGTGGTCATCGGGGGAAGCGGCCATGTCGGCACCTATCTCGTGCCGCGTCTGGTCGAGGCGGGCTTTGACGTCGTCAATGTCAGCCGCGGCCAGCGGCAGCCCTATTCGCCGCATGCGGCGTGGCGTTTCGTCGAGCCGGTGAGGCTCGACCGCGCGAGCGCTGAAGCCGACGGATCGTTCGGACGCAGCATGCTGGCGCTCAGGCCCGACATCCTCATCGACATGACCTGCTTTACGGTCGAGAGCGCGCGCATGCTGGCAGAGCCGCTGGTCGGTCAGGTGCAGCATTTTCTGCATACCGGCACGATCTGGATCCATGGGCCGAGCGTCGTCGTGCCGACCACCGAGATGCAGCCGCGCCGTCCGTTCGGCGAATACGGGATCCAGAAGGCGGCAATAGAAGCCTATCTGCTCGATCTCGCACGGCGCCGCAATTTTCCGGCGACGCTCGTCCATCCTGGCCACATCGTCGGACCGGGCTGGGAGCCGCTCAATCCGGCCGGCCATTTCGATCCGGCGGTATTTTCGACGCTGGCACGGGGAGAGGAACTCGTCCTGCCGAATCTCGGGATGGAGACGGTCCATCACGTCCATGCCGACGATGTCGCGCAGATGTTCATGCGCGCGATCGCCAGCCGCAGCACGGCGGTGGGCGAGGCTTTCCACACCGTCTCGCCGGCCGCGGTGACGCTGCGCGGCTATGCCGAGGCGGTGTCGGCCTGGTTCGGCAAGGAACCGAAGCTCACCTATCTGCCCTGGCCGGAATGGAAGGCGAGCCATGGCGCCGCCGAGGCCGAGGCGACGTGGGACCATATCGCCCATAGCCCCAACTGCAGCATCGACAAGGCGAAACGCCTGCTCGGCTATAGCCCGCGTTATTCCTCGCTCGAAGCCGTATTCGAGGCGCTGGGCTGGCTGGTCGAGCGCGGCGTCGTCAGCCGTGGCTGA